In Salarias fasciatus chromosome 20, fSalaFa1.1, whole genome shotgun sequence, a single window of DNA contains:
- the bhlhe23 gene encoding class E basic helix-loop-helix protein 23, with product MNVSEENLLKSISNDALLDLTQRYGQSAFGFGAGHGAGSPGRFPLTPATDFLSGQTAKSNESGGEHTSDDEDGFDSLESRKRGSSFGDDKPGGPLAKKSKEQRSLRLSINARERRRMHDLNDALDGLRAVIPYAHSPSVRKLSKIATLLLAKNYILMQAQALEEMRRLVAYLNQGQTITSPIPTALAPFGQAAVYPFSGSALATCAEKCTTYSGAPSSLFKHCNDKP from the coding sequence atgaatgtcaGCGAAGAGAACCTGCTCAAGTCCATCAGCAACGACGCGCTCCTCGACCTGACGCAGCGCTACGGCCAGTCCGCCTTCGGCTTCGGAGCTGGCCATGGTGCTGGAAGCCCCGGCCGCTTCCCGCTCACTCCGGCCACCGACTTTCTCTCCGGGCAGACCGCGAAGTCCAACGAGAGCGGCGGGGAGCACACCAGCGACGACGAGGACGGCTTCGACTCGTTGGAGTCCCGGAAGAGGGGCTCGTCGTTCGGGGACGACAAGCCCGGGGGGCCCCTCGCCAAGAAGTCCAAGGAGCAGAGATCCCTGCGGCTCAGCATCAACGCGCGGGAGAGGAGGCGGATGCACGACCTGAACGACGCGCTGGACGGCCTGCGCGCCGTTATCCCCTACGCCCACAGCCCCTCGGTGAGAAAACTCTCCAAAATAGCCACTCTCCTCCTGGCCAAGAACTATATCCTCATGCAGGCTCAGgctctggaggagatgaggCGGCTGGTGGCGTATCTGAACCAGGGACAGACCATAACCTCCCCTATCCCCACCGCCCTGGCGCCCTTTGGACAGGCTGCCGTCTACCCCTTCTCGGGCTCTGCGCTCGCCACCTGTGCCGAAAAGTGCACCACTTATTCTGGGGCCCCGTCGAGTCTCTTCAAACACTGCAACGACAAGCCTTGA